One stretch of Paroedura picta isolate Pp20150507F chromosome 13, Ppicta_v3.0, whole genome shotgun sequence DNA includes these proteins:
- the CLDN2 gene encoding claudin-2: MISVGLQLVGYVLGLLGLLGTSIAMLLPNWRTNSYIGSSIVTAVGFSKGLWMECATQSTGITQCDIYNSLLSLPSNIQVAQALMVTSIAVSLLASVISVMGMRCTIFSQGSPVKDRIAVFGGVAFVVGGLLCFIPVVWNIHTILRDFYNPVVPESLKYEIGEALYLGILSSLISLIGGFILCASCPPREPRAVRYSPYHARTLGGRNSPAPDQKAKSEFSAYNLTGYV; the protein is encoded by the coding sequence ATGAtctcagttggcctccagcttgtGGGGTATGTCCTTGGGCTCTTGGGTTTGTTGGGTACATCGATAGCCATGCTCTTGCCCAACTGGAGAACAAACTCCTACATCGGCTCAAGCATTGTTACAGCAGTTGGCTTCTCCAAGGGGCTCTGGATGGAGTGTGCAACCCAAAGCACAGGCATCACCCAATGTGATATCTACAACTCTCTGCTCAGCTTGCCTTCTAACATCCAAGTGGCCCAGGCCCTGATGGTCACTTCCATTGCAGTCTCCCTGCTGGCATCTGTCATCAGTGTCATGGGGATGAGATGCACCATCTTCTCCCAGGGCTCCCCAGTCAAGGACCGGATAGCTGTGTTTGGAGGGGTGGCCTTTGTGGTTGGGGGATTGCTCTGCTTCATCCCTGTGGTGTGGAATATCCATACCATCCTCCGTGACTTCTACAACCCCGTTGTCCCTGAGAGCTTGAAGTATGAGATTGGGGAAGCTCTCTACCTGGGCATCCTCTCCTCCCTGATCTCCCTCATCGGCGGCTTTATCCTGTGTGCCTCTTGCCCCCCTCGGGAGCCGCGGGCAGTCCGTTATAGTCCTTACCATGCTAGAACCTTGGGTGGAAGGAACTCACCAGCCCCCGACCAAAAGGCCAAGAGCGAGTTCAGTGCTTATAATCTGACTGGCTACGTGTga